A single genomic interval of Psychroserpens sp. NJDZ02 harbors:
- a CDS encoding MarC family NAAT transporter — translation MELFLVVFGALFSIMNPLGTVPVFVGLTEEQSKKERSVTAFWTAIDVLVILVLSFFAGQYILSFFGISLNALKIAGGLIITSSGFALLTGKFREHKGMKRKNVQEDIHTRDAISLTPLAIPMLAGPGTISLLITYNQEFVLTSEILIIVGAILSATISIYIILKSAHFIVRFLGASGINALSRIIGFIVIAIGVEYIISSVVDILTTIKG, via the coding sequence GGTGCTTTATTTTCGATAATGAATCCTTTAGGAACGGTACCTGTATTTGTAGGTTTAACAGAAGAACAGAGCAAAAAAGAACGATCTGTCACTGCTTTTTGGACAGCGATAGATGTGTTAGTAATTTTAGTGCTTTCGTTTTTTGCAGGACAATATATATTGTCTTTTTTTGGAATTAGTCTCAATGCTTTGAAGATAGCAGGAGGGCTGATAATTACCTCGTCTGGATTTGCTTTGTTAACAGGTAAGTTTAGAGAACATAAAGGGATGAAGCGTAAAAATGTACAGGAAGATATACATACGCGTGATGCTATTAGTTTAACGCCATTAGCCATTCCTATGTTAGCAGGACCGGGGACTATCTCTTTATTAATAACCTATAACCAAGAATTTGTTTTAACTTCTGAAATATTAATTATTGTAGGAGCTATTCTTTCGGCAACGATTTCAATTTATATTATCTTAAAAAGTGCTCATTTTATTGTTCGATTTTTAGGAGCGTCAGGGATTAATGCACTGTCTAGAATTATAGGGTTTATTGTTATAGCAATAGGTGTGGAGTATATTATATCTTCAGTTGTAGATATATTAACTACAATTAAAGGATAG
- a CDS encoding multidrug effflux MFS transporter yields the protein MQEKQTVKLEFIILMASLMSIVALAIDAILPAMSAIGISINSFDTGNNQLLITMIFLGLGFGQLLFGPLSDSFGRKPIVYMGFCVFALGSIVCVLSQSLEMMVAGRILQGIGLAAPRTIAIAIIRDMFKGDYMAKIMSFVTTFFILVPVIAPVMGKFILNHYNWTGIFYVQLVMAFIVSIWFWKRQPETLKPEYKIKFSSHEFIDGVRELIKYKETIGFTIISGFISGAFIVYLSASQVIFENQYGLIDEFPYIFAGLACGVGLSTFLNGSFVMRLGMWRLSYLAIIVFSVNALLYVLLFWNAATNPALPVILLFMAIQFFTIGFIFGNLRAIAMEPIGHIAGIGAAITGFVSTIMAVPIANFIGSYVKDTALPLFIGFTVFGSLSLMIFTYIKSTRKRKTRAEAIL from the coding sequence ATGCAAGAAAAACAGACTGTAAAACTAGAATTTATCATTTTAATGGCGTCGCTAATGTCTATTGTAGCTTTAGCAATAGATGCTATTTTGCCTGCCATGTCAGCTATTGGTATCTCTATTAATAGTTTTGATACGGGTAATAATCAATTACTGATTACCATGATTTTTTTAGGTTTAGGTTTTGGGCAATTATTATTTGGACCTTTATCGGATAGTTTTGGACGAAAACCAATCGTATACATGGGATTTTGTGTATTTGCTTTAGGAAGTATTGTCTGTGTACTGTCGCAAAGTTTAGAAATGATGGTTGCTGGTCGTATCTTACAAGGAATAGGTTTAGCAGCACCAAGAACCATTGCAATTGCGATTATTAGAGATATGTTTAAAGGTGATTACATGGCCAAAATCATGTCATTTGTAACTACTTTTTTCATTTTAGTCCCTGTTATTGCTCCAGTAATGGGAAAATTTATATTAAACCATTATAATTGGACTGGTATCTTTTATGTCCAATTAGTTATGGCTTTTATAGTTAGTATTTGGTTTTGGAAAAGACAACCTGAAACCCTTAAACCTGAATACAAAATAAAATTTAGTAGCCATGAATTTATTGATGGTGTCAGAGAACTAATAAAGTACAAAGAAACCATCGGGTTTACTATTATTTCTGGTTTTATCTCTGGTGCTTTTATTGTATATTTAAGTGCATCTCAAGTGATTTTTGAAAACCAATACGGTTTGATAGATGAGTTTCCATACATCTTTGCAGGATTGGCTTGTGGAGTGGGCTTATCAACCTTTTTAAACGGAAGCTTTGTGATGCGCTTAGGAATGTGGCGTTTATCTTACTTAGCCATTATAGTCTTTAGTGTCAATGCATTATTATATGTCTTGTTATTCTGGAATGCTGCCACTAACCCCGCTTTACCGGTGATACTATTGTTTATGGCTATACAGTTTTTTACTATTGGTTTTATTTTCGGGAATCTAAGAGCCATTGCAATGGAGCCTATTGGTCATATTGCAGGTATCGGAGCTGCTATTACAGGATTTGTGTCAACAATAATGGCAGTACCCATTGCTAATTTTATTGGTAGCTACGTTAAAGATACAGCATTACCGTTGTTTATTGGTTTCACCGTATTTGGATCTTTATCGCTTATGATATTTACTTATATCAAATCAACTAGAAAGCGTAAAACACGTGCTGAAGCTATCCTTTAA
- a CDS encoding PEP/pyruvate-binding domain-containing protein translates to MRNNVLFCLVFLLFLTQITAQQIAPEKIKEQINIYKTDLRGPYKDIRWFCTDGSLRQPKDPCPDNIGPGNQHARYKDDVEKLAKSNHVYLGQILTNTTNEAFLDVDNDNSRLKQYQIDKYLRAIDKGWINQKSQFYRGAIQSEDEEAWGIDFYKWLLSRDQLIVENYFLIRQSLKDIPHSGDDNLAQLMRSQSKVLSDLYPSFMDLRVKIHAQPELNDIDKVRAFKVKHSAKLSASQIKVLDELLVTMTTFFKPVDLLSLQAKASILKSTTFGETFKNYAIQNNQSNNASDLIQNTAELLTTLRASLLEEKRPLARLQLLDISIVLEDLIFKNAPLWQPETVEQLVSKVCYLGMATAATGYIEQHEWDALNLTLSANKNNEATLGELTSVLQNGRSLVEWSSGMVKANYQNEVNTYTAFEPLAYGFIDDKIRGSIALHLGKAVGELGDFIAEESALTNKVLSIPNQSTVRGLNPGYAFGELVVVAGSPDAIEVSSNKIYIFQRPPADLKPIAGIATVSEGNMVSHVQLLARNLGIPNAALSDQNLDDLKPFNGQKVFYAVSNNGNVIIKAENDMSAEEHALFTKTERKSEKIEVPVESIILNESKVLNLRNVNASNSGKICGPKAANLGQLKHMFPEQVVEGLVIPFGIFRDHMNQEMPNQNQSYWQFLEAMFKEAAAMETKGVVESEIEHYQLRQLETLRAAIKKMPLKTDFIEQMEADFKSVLGQDLGAIPVFLRSDTNMEDLKEFTGAGLNLTLFNVVDKAKILEGIKDVWASPYTERSFKWRQKYLLNPENVFPSILVIPSVDVDYSGVLITKGLTSGNDNDLTIAFSRGAGGAVDGQSSETYLLKEDGGLQFLAPSRERFYNSLPTTGGTFKKASTFEKPILNAQNINDIKQLAKTIRATMSQATNSDYQGAYDVELGFKDDKLWLFQIRPFVENKKALSSTYLQSITPVVDNNKAIALSKKI, encoded by the coding sequence ATGAGAAATAATGTTCTATTTTGCTTGGTTTTTTTGTTGTTTTTAACACAAATAACTGCGCAACAAATTGCTCCAGAAAAGATAAAAGAGCAAATCAATATTTATAAGACTGATTTACGTGGTCCTTATAAAGATATCCGTTGGTTTTGTACGGATGGTAGTTTGCGTCAACCTAAAGATCCATGTCCTGACAATATTGGACCAGGAAATCAACATGCGAGATATAAAGATGACGTTGAAAAATTAGCGAAAAGTAATCATGTTTATTTAGGGCAGATTTTAACTAACACTACAAACGAAGCTTTTTTAGATGTTGATAATGATAACTCTAGACTAAAACAGTATCAAATCGATAAGTATTTAAGAGCTATTGATAAGGGGTGGATTAATCAGAAAAGCCAGTTTTATAGAGGGGCAATACAGTCGGAAGATGAAGAAGCATGGGGAATTGACTTCTACAAGTGGTTATTATCTAGGGATCAGTTAATTGTTGAAAACTACTTTTTAATCAGACAATCGTTAAAAGACATTCCGCATAGTGGTGATGATAACCTTGCACAATTAATGCGTAGTCAATCTAAAGTCTTATCTGATTTATATCCTTCTTTTATGGATTTACGTGTTAAGATACATGCACAGCCAGAACTTAATGATATTGATAAAGTAAGGGCTTTTAAAGTAAAGCATAGTGCCAAGCTTAGCGCTAGTCAAATTAAGGTTTTAGATGAATTATTAGTAACCATGACAACTTTTTTTAAACCTGTAGATTTGTTGTCATTGCAGGCTAAAGCTAGTATCCTAAAGTCAACAACGTTTGGTGAAACTTTTAAAAATTATGCCATTCAAAATAATCAGTCTAATAATGCTTCAGATTTAATTCAGAATACAGCAGAATTATTAACGACTCTAAGAGCGAGTCTTCTTGAAGAAAAAAGGCCACTTGCGCGTTTACAACTATTAGATATTTCTATTGTACTTGAAGATCTTATCTTCAAAAATGCACCGCTTTGGCAACCTGAAACAGTAGAACAGTTAGTTAGTAAGGTGTGTTATTTAGGTATGGCAACAGCTGCAACCGGTTATATTGAACAACATGAATGGGACGCTTTAAATTTAACGTTATCTGCTAACAAAAACAATGAAGCTACTTTAGGTGAGTTAACGTCTGTTTTACAAAATGGAAGAAGTTTGGTAGAATGGAGTTCTGGGATGGTTAAAGCTAATTATCAAAATGAAGTAAATACGTATACTGCTTTTGAACCTTTAGCCTATGGTTTTATAGATGATAAAATTAGAGGATCAATTGCCTTGCATTTGGGTAAAGCGGTAGGAGAATTGGGTGATTTTATAGCTGAAGAATCAGCGTTGACTAATAAAGTGTTAAGTATTCCTAACCAAAGTACAGTGCGTGGTTTAAACCCAGGGTATGCTTTTGGAGAACTTGTAGTGGTTGCAGGATCACCAGATGCTATTGAGGTGTCTTCAAATAAAATTTATATTTTCCAACGTCCACCAGCAGATTTAAAACCAATCGCAGGTATTGCAACGGTTTCAGAAGGAAATATGGTGTCTCATGTGCAATTATTAGCTCGTAATTTAGGGATTCCAAATGCAGCATTATCGGATCAGAATTTGGACGATTTAAAGCCTTTTAATGGACAAAAGGTGTTTTATGCAGTGTCTAATAATGGAAACGTGATTATTAAGGCAGAAAACGATATGTCTGCAGAAGAGCATGCCTTATTTACAAAAACGGAACGTAAAAGTGAGAAGATAGAGGTGCCGGTAGAATCTATTATATTAAATGAATCTAAAGTGCTTAATTTACGTAATGTAAACGCTAGTAATTCTGGTAAGATTTGCGGACCAAAAGCCGCCAATCTAGGACAACTTAAACACATGTTTCCAGAGCAAGTTGTGGAAGGGTTAGTTATTCCGTTTGGAATATTTAGAGATCACATGAATCAAGAAATGCCAAACCAAAATCAATCGTATTGGCAATTTTTAGAGGCTATGTTTAAAGAAGCAGCCGCAATGGAAACCAAAGGGGTTGTAGAGAGCGAGATTGAGCATTATCAATTACGTCAATTGGAAACGTTAAGGGCAGCAATTAAAAAAATGCCATTAAAAACTGATTTTATTGAGCAAATGGAAGCTGATTTTAAATCGGTTTTAGGACAAGATTTAGGGGCTATTCCTGTATTTTTAAGAAGCGACACTAATATGGAAGACCTTAAAGAGTTTACGGGCGCAGGTTTAAACCTGACCCTCTTTAATGTGGTTGACAAGGCTAAAATACTAGAAGGGATTAAAGATGTTTGGGCATCACCGTACACAGAACGTAGTTTTAAATGGAGACAAAAATATTTATTGAATCCAGAGAATGTGTTTCCTTCAATATTGGTTATTCCGAGTGTAGATGTTGATTATTCAGGTGTTTTAATTACTAAAGGATTAACTTCCGGTAATGATAATGACTTAACGATTGCTTTTAGTAGAGGTGCAGGAGGAGCAGTGGATGGACAATCTTCAGAAACGTATTTATTAAAAGAGGACGGAGGATTACAATTCTTAGCGCCATCAAGAGAGCGTTTTTACAATAGTTTGCCAACTACAGGCGGAACATTTAAAAAAGCCTCAACATTTGAAAAACCAATCTTAAATGCTCAAAATATTAACGATATAAAACAACTGGCTAAAACAATTAGAGCAACTATGTCTCAAGCCACTAATTCGGATTATCAAGGCGCTTATGATGTAGAGTTAGGGTTTAAGGATGATAAGTTATGGTTGTTTCAAATTAGACCATTTGTAGAAAATAAAAAAGCATTAAGTTCTACATACTTACAATCCATAACACCAGTAGTTGATAACAATAAAGCCATAGCGCTTTCAAAAAAGATATAA
- a CDS encoding serine hydrolase: MKKIIIVLVLVLICSAFTTATFYPIDGYEHTGIKRLKRLELIKSGEIVEKQTLPEGAFKSYLDIKLNLKEKTSDSLHCFFKENEAFQKEISSLFRGLDKSYSLTVMDITNLSDIRYAHRNETSGYQPGSVGKLAVLIGLFNQLSKIYPDDFDKRIQLLKTKVVKAGVWGLTDEHTIPIYNIETKKLVKRQVVASDAFTLFEWADHMLSVSNNGAASIVWREVLLMQAFGEKYPELTEEDALTYFKTTEKKVLTDLGNDVVNLPLRDLGITADEWRLGSFFTRGANTYVGDKGGSIGTPFGVMKFLVQLEQGNVIDAESSLEMKRLMYMTDRRIRYAQAPALKEAAVYFKSGSLYKCDRTNGQVCGKYMGNVQNFMNSVAIVEHPDKTIYMVVLMTNVLRKNSATDHMNLAANIDKLIRE, encoded by the coding sequence ATGAAAAAAATAATAATTGTTTTAGTCTTAGTACTAATCTGTTCTGCGTTTACGACCGCAACCTTTTATCCAATTGACGGGTATGAGCATACAGGAATCAAACGTTTGAAGCGTTTAGAGTTAATTAAAAGTGGCGAAATTGTTGAAAAACAAACCTTACCGGAAGGTGCTTTTAAATCGTATTTAGATATTAAATTGAATCTAAAAGAAAAAACATCCGATAGTTTACATTGTTTTTTCAAAGAAAATGAAGCGTTTCAAAAGGAAATCAGTAGCCTATTTAGAGGTTTGGATAAAAGTTATTCGTTAACCGTAATGGATATTACTAATTTAAGTGATATTAGATACGCACATCGTAATGAAACCTCAGGCTACCAGCCTGGAAGTGTTGGTAAATTAGCTGTTTTGATTGGATTGTTTAATCAGTTGTCTAAAATTTATCCTGATGATTTTGATAAACGTATTCAATTATTAAAAACAAAGGTGGTTAAAGCCGGAGTTTGGGGATTAACGGATGAGCATACTATTCCAATTTATAATATAGAAACAAAAAAACTAGTGAAACGTCAGGTGGTTGCTAGTGATGCGTTTACTTTATTTGAATGGGCAGATCATATGTTATCTGTCAGTAACAACGGAGCAGCAAGTATTGTTTGGCGCGAAGTATTGTTAATGCAAGCGTTTGGAGAGAAATACCCAGAGTTAACAGAGGAAGACGCGTTAACCTATTTTAAAACAACAGAGAAAAAAGTATTGACCGATCTAGGAAATGACGTCGTTAATTTACCATTACGTGATTTAGGGATTACTGCAGACGAATGGCGTTTGGGAAGCTTTTTTACTAGAGGTGCAAATACCTATGTTGGAGATAAAGGTGGAAGTATAGGGACACCTTTTGGAGTCATGAAATTTTTAGTACAACTAGAACAGGGTAATGTGATTGATGCTGAGTCTAGTTTAGAGATGAAACGCTTGATGTACATGACGGACAGACGTATTAGATATGCACAAGCACCAGCTTTAAAAGAGGCAGCAGTCTATTTTAAATCAGGTAGTTTATATAAATGTGATAGAACTAATGGACAGGTTTGCGGAAAATACATGGGTAATGTTCAAAATTTTATGAACTCTGTTGCAATTGTAGAGCATCCAGACAAGACCATTTATATGGTTGTTTTAATGACAAATGTATTACGTAAAAACTCGGCAACAGATCACATGAACTTAGCAGCGAATATTGATAAGTTAATTAGGGAATAA
- a CDS encoding NTP/NDP exchange transporter — MDLTHSVLKPIKNILLKAFDLKEEELKKTLLLQLNIFIIITTLLIVKPTINSLFLSELTSDALPLGYVLTAIMAIIGSYFYDKALEKYPLNIIIDKTIIGSVLSLILFGLGLNFNLITGFLLYIPYIWIAIFGLLTASQFWILANLVYNIREAKRVFGFIGAGAIGGGIFGGYLTSVLTTFIDSVNLLFIAALLLSVCVFITRYIWKTEIAKLNTFQLTLKSNAKGESPLKLIKQSKLLSLIALVIGLSVLVAKLVDYQYSDYASRLIDNQDDLTSFFGFWFSTLSVISLLVQLFLTKRIVGTFGVGKALLWLPTGILIGSIILLLLPQLWVIVFIKIVDGSLKQSVNKASTELLSIPIPIEIKKKTKTFTDVVVDSIATGLAGFILIFFINGLDISSTYISVIIIVLIAVWLVLIYFLRKEYIIAFKDLLDNSGIKKDKNHKEIIKVTSIIDSVLRVFKTGKENQIINMLERTLDVKDERFFNSIKNLLDHDSPKVKTLAIDNLYFLKTENLSSQIETMVYDKDQEVTTSAFRYLLKNYKQNTIVLFEKYINSNDNTIANAALVGLSLESSHNQLLQNRFNLDSKIEAALSKYLELTDQDLKTNKITAILESIGNAKISTYYNVLKTQLLSKDLEILKTAITSAAKTLDSDFIDIIISHLSVKETRQTAVDALFFYKEPVIDVLYQKVIKETIDFEDAAYVILVIEKFKSQKAINTLILLTIDTEHAVKIEAIEALKRLKWKYPHLKIKDRFIVDKILDECQLYQNTLAVIHTQIVLQYKKKSSTTESKDETEARNGLIHLLEQRLDRQLQRIFRFLGIKYPPTDVDPIFNTMIHGQEEQRLHAIEFLDNILNSQLKKELIPVAESMLLDSNSEEKIKKLNLKVLSELECYNELLKRKDIKLKFAVLYLIEKSNTANYKPLLELVLINETNKKIRTQTENLLRLIP; from the coding sequence TTGGACTTAACACATTCGGTATTAAAACCTATAAAAAATATACTCTTAAAAGCATTTGATTTAAAGGAAGAAGAACTAAAAAAAACACTTCTATTACAATTAAATATTTTTATAATTATCACGACGTTATTAATTGTAAAACCTACAATTAATTCGTTGTTTTTATCAGAATTAACATCGGATGCACTCCCGTTAGGTTATGTATTGACTGCTATAATGGCCATTATAGGCTCTTACTTTTATGACAAAGCCTTAGAAAAATACCCGTTAAATATTATAATTGATAAAACCATCATTGGTTCTGTCCTATCTTTAATACTCTTTGGGCTTGGTTTAAATTTTAACTTAATTACTGGTTTTTTATTATACATCCCCTACATCTGGATTGCTATTTTTGGACTACTTACAGCCTCCCAATTTTGGATTTTAGCTAATTTAGTTTACAATATTAGAGAAGCCAAACGTGTCTTCGGATTTATTGGCGCTGGTGCAATTGGCGGAGGTATCTTTGGTGGTTATTTAACATCTGTGTTAACTACTTTTATTGATTCTGTAAACTTATTGTTTATCGCAGCGCTGCTCCTTTCTGTATGTGTCTTTATTACACGATATATATGGAAAACAGAAATTGCAAAACTTAATACCTTTCAGCTAACTTTAAAAAGTAATGCTAAAGGAGAATCGCCTTTAAAACTAATAAAACAATCAAAATTACTGAGTCTAATCGCTTTAGTTATAGGTTTAAGTGTACTTGTTGCCAAATTAGTAGACTATCAATATAGCGATTACGCGTCACGCCTTATTGATAACCAAGACGACTTGACCTCCTTTTTTGGATTTTGGTTTTCTACCTTAAGTGTTATTTCATTACTAGTACAACTCTTCTTAACCAAACGTATTGTTGGTACTTTTGGCGTTGGAAAAGCTTTACTGTGGCTTCCAACAGGGATTTTAATTGGTTCCATCATACTATTATTACTACCACAATTATGGGTGATTGTATTTATTAAAATTGTGGATGGAAGTTTAAAACAATCCGTGAATAAAGCCTCTACAGAATTGTTATCAATTCCTATTCCTATAGAAATTAAAAAGAAAACAAAAACCTTTACAGATGTTGTAGTAGATAGTATCGCGACAGGACTTGCTGGTTTTATTCTAATATTTTTTATAAACGGTTTAGATATTTCTTCCACTTACATCAGTGTAATTATTATCGTATTAATTGCTGTTTGGTTGGTTTTAATTTATTTCCTTAGAAAAGAATACATCATTGCCTTTAAAGATTTACTTGATAATTCTGGAATTAAAAAAGACAAAAATCATAAAGAAATTATTAAAGTAACGTCAATTATAGATAGCGTTTTAAGAGTCTTCAAGACAGGAAAAGAGAACCAGATTATTAATATGTTAGAAAGAACGTTGGACGTAAAAGATGAACGTTTTTTTAATAGTATAAAAAATCTTCTGGATCATGATTCACCAAAAGTAAAAACATTAGCTATAGATAATTTATATTTTCTAAAAACGGAAAACTTATCGTCTCAAATTGAAACCATGGTTTACGATAAAGATCAAGAGGTAACTACGTCAGCGTTTAGGTATCTATTAAAAAACTACAAACAAAACACTATTGTTTTATTTGAAAAGTACATCAATAGTAACGATAACACTATTGCGAATGCTGCTTTAGTAGGATTATCTTTAGAATCTAGTCATAATCAATTACTCCAAAATCGTTTTAACTTAGACTCAAAAATAGAGGCTGCTTTAAGTAAATATTTAGAATTAACGGATCAAGATTTAAAAACCAATAAGATTACAGCCATTTTAGAAAGTATAGGTAATGCTAAAATAAGTACCTATTACAATGTGCTTAAAACACAACTACTATCTAAGGATTTAGAGATTTTAAAAACAGCGATAACTAGTGCTGCTAAGACTTTAGATTCTGATTTTATTGATATTATCATTTCGCATTTATCAGTAAAAGAAACGCGACAAACCGCTGTAGATGCTTTGTTTTTCTATAAAGAACCTGTTATTGATGTACTCTACCAAAAGGTTATAAAAGAAACTATTGATTTTGAAGATGCGGCGTATGTCATTTTAGTTATCGAAAAATTTAAATCTCAAAAAGCAATAAACACGTTAATCCTTTTAACTATCGATACAGAACACGCAGTTAAAATCGAGGCAATTGAAGCTTTAAAACGTTTAAAATGGAAATATCCACACTTGAAAATCAAGGACCGTTTTATAGTCGATAAAATTTTAGACGAATGCCAATTGTATCAAAATACCTTAGCAGTTATTCATACTCAAATTGTACTACAGTATAAAAAGAAATCTAGCACCACTGAGTCTAAAGACGAAACCGAAGCTAGAAATGGACTTATACACCTTTTAGAGCAGCGTTTAGACAGACAACTACAGCGTATCTTTAGATTTTTAGGAATTAAATATCCACCAACCGATGTTGATCCTATATTTAACACCATGATACATGGTCAAGAAGAACAACGCCTGCATGCTATTGAGTTTTTAGATAATATTTTAAACAGTCAACTTAAAAAGGAACTAATCCCAGTTGCAGAATCAATGTTATTGGATTCCAATTCTGAAGAAAAAATAAAGAAACTTAATCTTAAAGTTTTAAGTGAATTGGAATGTTATAATGAACTACTAAAACGAAAAGATATTAAACTAAAATTTGCAGTACTATACCTTATTGAAAAGTCTAATACTGCAAATTACAAACCCCTTTTAGAACTGGTTTTAATTAATGAAACCAATAAAAAAATCAGGACACAAACGGAAAATCTATTACGTCTTATTCCCTAA
- a CDS encoding serine hydrolase, with the protein MKKHLVFIALVTLFVTHSFAQNELPLLTSDGKIAMLTSLVDNDLQKTLESEINKNPLWKKLINQKKMSVGLVDLRDTNNVKFARLNGNNMMYAASLPKIAVLLAAMDAIDKKELIETADIRKDMRLMISKSNNAATTRMIDRVGYDKIESVMRSKKYKFYDENFGGGLWVGKRYGGGGNTNREPLKNLSHAATVTQVCRYYYLLANGKLVNQKRSKQMLDIMENTALHHKFVNTLDKIAPDARIFRKSGSWKNYHSDSVLVWGKDTNRRYILVALIEDSSGEQIIRDLIKPVEKVLRAN; encoded by the coding sequence ATGAAAAAACATCTTGTTTTTATTGCTCTAGTTACTTTATTTGTAACTCATAGTTTTGCTCAAAATGAGCTTCCATTGCTAACTAGTGATGGTAAAATTGCAATGCTAACCTCTTTAGTAGATAATGATCTTCAAAAAACACTAGAATCTGAGATTAATAAAAATCCACTTTGGAAAAAACTAATCAATCAGAAAAAAATGTCGGTCGGTTTAGTCGATCTTAGAGATACCAATAATGTAAAATTTGCAAGACTTAATGGTAATAACATGATGTATGCTGCAAGTTTACCTAAAATAGCAGTATTGTTAGCTGCTATGGATGCGATTGATAAAAAAGAATTAATTGAAACTGCAGATATTAGAAAAGATATGCGTCTTATGATTAGCAAATCTAATAATGCCGCAACAACAAGAATGATTGACCGTGTTGGATATGACAAGATTGAATCGGTTATGAGGAGTAAAAAATATAAATTTTACGACGAGAATTTTGGTGGTGGCCTATGGGTTGGAAAGCGCTACGGCGGTGGCGGAAACACCAACAGAGAGCCTTTAAAAAACCTAAGTCATGCGGCTACTGTTACTCAAGTTTGTAGATATTATTATCTATTAGCAAATGGCAAATTGGTTAATCAAAAGCGCTCTAAGCAAATGCTAGATATTATGGAAAATACAGCATTACACCATAAATTTGTAAATACACTCGATAAAATTGCACCTGACGCTAGAATCTTCAGAAAATCTGGCTCTTGGAAAAATTACCATTCAGACTCGGTATTAGTTTGGGGAAAAGATACTAACAGGCGTTATATTTTAGTTGCTTTAATAGAAGATTCATCAGGAGAACAAATTATCAGAGACTTGATAAAACCAGTAGAGAAAGTCTTAAGAGCTAATTAA